The following coding sequences lie in one Musa acuminata AAA Group cultivar baxijiao chromosome BXJ3-1, Cavendish_Baxijiao_AAA, whole genome shotgun sequence genomic window:
- the LOC103974140 gene encoding uncharacterized protein LOC103974140: MLLAVEGGGFFSSSASGYSSGLALLIFGRRNDEQPIKVSPWSHYQLVEQEFEPESQLASRKKQNSQGCTSFICFKCACAQLDGESPSKVGLVNHSETLSDSSCSDRSKVLINDAATVSERKPCLKSNLKKFSRDCSTVYEGDDPHEFLEGVENETSCCTVGRKVQWTDKCGKELVEIREFELSDDGLSDEEFKHEKVRRCECVIQ, from the exons ATGCTTTTGGCTGTGGAAGGAGGAgggttcttttcttcttctgcatCAGGGTATAGCAGTGGTCTTGCCCTTCTGATTTTTGGCCGGAGAAATGATGAACAGCCCATAAAAGTTTCACCATGGAGTCACTACCAGTTGGTGGAGCAAGAATTTGAGCCAGAATCTCAGCTGGCTTCTAGGAAAAAGCAAAATTCTCAGGGATGCACTTCCTTCATATGTTTCAAGTGTGCTTGCGCACAACTTGATGGAGAATCTCCTAGTAAAGTTGGTCTGGTTAACCATTCTGAAACTTTATCGGATTCATCTTGTTCTGACAGGAGCAAGGTATTAATCAATGATGCTGCCACTGTGAGCGAGAGGAAGCCATGCCTCAAGAGTAATCTAAAGAAGTTTTCTAGAGATTGTTCAACAGTGTATGAAGGTGATGATCCCCATGAATTTTTGGAAGGAGTGGAAAATGAAACATCTTGTTGCACCGTAGGTAGGAAAGTTCAGTGGACAGATAAATGTGGCAAAGAGCTGGTAGAGATAAGAGAATTTGAGCTCAG CGATGATGGTCTATCAGATGAGGAATTCAAGCATGAAAAAGTCAGAAGATGTGAATGTGTAATCCAGTAG
- the LOC135628730 gene encoding uncharacterized protein LOC135628730 — MARKRKTEEATPLDEADRTLYSTFRGAANSLSQLYTQSVHHRALSFHAGERQALDKLRQWILSQDEIGSRLTVADIATHIQNEMDFEVENPSTSPISEFQQQTQSTRHFMNSSAQPLFDPSSQASTGCVPPSGDSDQAKNCVFSNPLSGPARGSFQHYHLAQGCGVYANGGARNHDPNHNQELNSLRSNESSMDMNLDSPTHQSYC; from the exons ATGGCGAGGAAACGGAAAACAGAGGAGGCGACGCCGCTTGACGAGGCCGACCGGACCCTCTACTCCACCTTCCGCGGCGCCGCCAACTCCCTCTCCCAGCTCTACACGCAATCCGTGCACCACCGGGCTCTTTCCTTCCACgccggcgagcgccaagccctg GATAAGCTCCGCCAGTGGATTTTGAGTCAGGATGAAATTGGATCAAGGTTGACTGTAGCTGACATTGCCACCCATATTCAG AATGAGATGGACTTCGAAGTAGAGAATCCATCAACGTCACCAATATCGGAATTCCAACAACAAACCCAATCCACAAGGCACTTTATGAACTCGAGCGCCCAACCATTGTTTGATCCATCTTCTCAGGCATCAACCGGTTGTGTCCCTCCTAGTGGTGACTCTGATCAAGCCAAAAACTGTGTTTTCTCAAATCCACTTTCCGGTCCTGCTCGTGGGAGCTTTCAGCATTATCACCTTGCTCAGGGATGTGGTGTTTATGCAAATGGTGGGGCTAGAAATCATGATCCCAACCACAACCAGGAGCTTAATTCTCTCAGATCCAACGAGTCATCTATGGATATGAATCTAGATAGTCCAACCCATCAATCTTACTGTTGA